In Silene latifolia isolate original U9 population chromosome X, ASM4854445v1, whole genome shotgun sequence, the following proteins share a genomic window:
- the LOC141616979 gene encoding momilactone A synthase-like, protein MARYSASAEDKDTVFCFLVFQEIGELPKKTRLKNKVALITGGARRIGADTARTFINHGAKLVIADIQDDLAQSLCNELGPQSASFTHCDVTNEAHVKDAMDSTLAQRGKLDIMVNNAGILRQSSMSINITEVDPTEFEETLRVNLIGHFLGTKHVAKVIIPSRSGCIINTASLTSVMGGLASHAYTSSKYGVLGLTKNTAVELGKYGIRVNCVSPYLVPTPLVKKFFGLDDENISKVYSTLKGGYCMPEDVAEAMVFLGSDESKFVSGHNLVVDGGFSVTNAGFCIFEDTE, encoded by the exons ATGGCGCGGTATTCTGCTTCGGCGGAGGACAAGGATACTGTATTCTGTTTCTTGGTTTTCCAAGAAATAGGAGAGCTACCCAAGAAAACCAG GTTGAAGAACAAAGTGGCACTAATAACAGGAGGAGCACGCAGAATAGGCGCAGACACGGCGCGAACATTCATAAACCACGGTGCCAAACTCGTGATTGCTGACATCCAAGACGACTTGGCCCAATCCCTATGTAACGAACTGGGTCCACAGTCAGCCTCCTTCACCCACTGCGATGTCACCAACGAAGCCCACGTTAAAGACGCAATGGATTCCACGCTGGCTCAACGCGGCAAACTAGACATTATGGTAAACAATGCAGGCATCCTTAGGCAGTCGTCCATGTCCATAAACATAACTGAGGTTGACCCGACAGAGTTTGAGGAAACTCTTCGGGTCAACCTCATTGGTCACTTCTTAGGAACCAAGCATGTGGCCAAGGTTATAATCCCAAGCCGCAGTGGTTGCATTATTAACACAGCAAGTCTAACCTCGGTTATGGGCGGGCTTGCTTCTCATGCATATACAAGTTCGAAATACGGGGTGCTGGGGCTCACTAAGAACACTGCAGTTGAGCTAGGCAAGTATGGGATTCGGGTTAACTGTGTTTCACCGTACCTGGTTCCTACGCCTTTGGTTAAGAAATTCTTTGGGTTGGATGACGAGAATATCTCCAAGGTGTATTCTACGCTGAAGGGGGGCTATTGTATGCCGGAGGATGTGGCGGAAGCTATGGTGTTCTTGGGGAGTGATGAGTCTAAATTTGTTAGTGGACATAATCTTGTGGTGGATGGTGGCTTCTCTGTCACTAATGCTGGTTTCTGCATCTTTGAGGATACAGAGTAA
- the LOC141623076 gene encoding borneol dehydrogenase, mitochondrial-like, with amino-acid sequence MHTFTSCLCSTRVLLCYRLTVMASSAMMRLKNKVALITGGASGIGAQTAKAFINQGAKLMIADIQDDLAQSLCNELGPQSASFTHCDVTNEAQVKQAVDSTLAQHGKLDIMVNNAGILKQSSTNITEVDPIEFEETLRVNLIGHFLGTKHAARVMIPGHSGCIINTASLTSVVGGLASHAYTSSKYGVLGLTKNTAVELGKYGIRVNCVSPYLVPTPLVKKFFGLDDENISKVYSTLKGGYCKPEDVAEAMVFLGSDESKFVSGHNLVVDGGFSIANAGFCIFQDTE; translated from the exons ATGCATACATTTACAAGCTGTCTTTGCAGTACAAGGGTGTTACTCTGTTACAGACTTACAGTTATGGCAAGCTCAGCTATGATGAG GTTGAAGAACAAAGTGGCACTAATAACAGGAGGTGCAAGCGGAATAGGCGCACAGACGGCAAAAGCATTCATAAACCAGGGTGCAAAACTCATGATCGCCGACATCCAAGACGACTTGGCCCAATCCCTATGTAACGAACTGGGTCCGCAGTCAGCCTCCTTCACCCATTGTGACGTCACCAATGAAGCCCAAGTTAAACAGGCAGTGGACTCCACCCTGGCTCAACACGGGAAACTCGACATTATGGTAAACAATGCAGGCATCCTTAAGCAGTCCTCCACAAACATAACTGAGGTTGACCCTATAGAGTTTGAGGAAACTCTTCGGGTCAACCTCATTGGTCACTTCTTGGGAACCAAGCATGCGGCCAGGGTTATGATCCCTGGCCACAGTGGTTGCATTATTAACACAGCAAGCCTAACCTCGGTTGTGGGTGGGCTTGCTTCTCATGCATATACAAGTTCAAAATACGGGGTGCTGGGGCTCACTAAGAATACCGCGGTTGAGCTAGGCAAATATGGGATTCGGGTTAACTGTGTTTCACCGTACCTGGTTCCTACGCCTTTGGTTAAGAAATTCTTTGGGTTGGATGACGAGAATATCTCCAAGGTGTATTCTACGCTGAAGGGGGGCTATTGTAAGCCGGAGGATGTGGCGGAAGCTATGGTGTTCTTGGGGAGTGATGAGTCTAAATTTGTTAGTGGACATAATCTTGTGGTGGATGGTGGCTTCTCTATCGCTAATGCCGGTTTCTGTATTTTTCAGGATACAGAGTAA
- the LOC141623077 gene encoding uncharacterized protein At4g14100-like, with amino-acid sequence MAFLANKTSIVIPLIIMLVVTTITSGSVTELAFSKDEPTPRNWPEKFHALLVMNYTDTNMLVVNNLWYDWQNGLNVQLMQHQQGKLVHAVSWNNGTSFYFTLRSDRIIECIPHEFGVGILRPNFLEGANYLGQVQIDGFLCNLWEKEEFIWYYEDVVTKRPIHWLFYTGLDVHVMTFEEVDEMVDSSQWQAPDYCFGKAVKVSTDSAFVATELSRSPLITLDRLH; translated from the exons ATGGCTTTCCTCGCAAATAAAACCTCAATTGTTATCCCCTTGATTATAATGCTTGTTGTTACAACGATTACAAGCGGTAGCGTAACTGAGTTAGCATTCTCGAAAGACGAGCCGACTCCAAGGAACTGGCCGGAGAAATTTCACGCATTACTTGTAATGAACTACACTGATACGAACATGCTGGTAGTAAACAACTTGTGGTACGATTGGCAAAACGGCCTTAATGTCCAACTTATGCAGCACCAACAAGGGAAGCTTGTTCACGCCGTGTCATGGAATAACGGCACTTCGTTCTATTTCACGCTTAGAAGTGATCGTATAATCGAATGTATTCCCCATGAATTTGGGGTCGGGATCTTAAGGCCCAACTTTTTAGAAGGCGCTAACTACTTGGGTCAGGTTCAGATTGACGGATTCTTGTGTAATCTATGGGAAAAAGAAGAGTTTATTTGGTATTATGAGGATGTGGTTACCAAGAGACCGATTCACTGGCTGTTTTACACGG GTTTAGATGTTCATGTGATGACATTTGAGGAGGTGGATGAAATGGTTGATTCGTCTCAATGGCAAGCTCCGGATTACTGCTTTGGCAAGGCTGTCAAAGTTTCGACAGATTCTGCTTTTGTGGCGACTGAACTCTCACGCAGCCCTTTAATAACACTCGATCGATTACATTAA